In one window of Juglans regia cultivar Chandler chromosome 3, Walnut 2.0, whole genome shotgun sequence DNA:
- the LOC109020834 gene encoding 5'-adenylylsulfate reductase 3, chloroplastic-like isoform X2, whose translation MALNVASSSSPSTSISSSPFPFSTYSSELSAPQIGSLRLSDWNRPHVLSQGVNFSRRNCSVKPVNVEPKRNGSIVPLAATIVAPEVVEVVEKVEVEDYIQLAKELECASPLEVIDKALEKFGNDIAIAFSGAEDVALIEYAHLTGRPFRVFSLDTGRLNPETYRLFDTVEKHYGIHIEYTFPDAVEVQALVRNKGLFSFYEDGHQECCRIRKVRPLRRALKGLRAWITGQRKDQSPGTRSEIPVVQVDPVFEGVDGGIGSLVKWNPVSNVQGQDIWNFLRTMNVPVNSLHSQGYISIGCEPCTRPVLPGQHEREGRWWWEDARAKECGLHKGNIKEENTAQLNGNGNAVAQANGTATVPDIFNNQNLVTLCRTGIENLARLENRKEPWIVVLYAPWCTFCQAMEASYAELADKMEGTGVKVGKFRADGEHKEYAKRELQLGSFPTILCFPKGSCRPIKYPSEKRDAESLIAFVNALR comes from the exons ATGGCGCTCAATgttgcttcttcttcctctccttccACCTCAATTTCTAGTTCTCCCTTTCCATTTTCCACTTATTCGTCTGAGCTTAGCG CTCCACAAATCGGTTCGCTTCGCCTATCGGACTGGAACCGGCCTCATGTTCTATCCCAAGGTGTGAATTTTTCTCGAAGAAATTGCTCGGTCAAGCCGGTCAACGTCGAGCCTAAACGGAACGGTTCGATTGTCCCTCTTGCGGCAACTATCGTTGCCCCCG AAGTTGTAGAAGTGGTGGAGAAAGTAGAGGTGGAGGACTATATTCAATTGGCTAAAGAGCTTGAATGTGCCTCCCCTCTTGAAGTCATCGATAAGGCCCTAGAGAAGTTTGGCAACGACATTGCAATTGCTTTTAG TGGTGCTGAAGACGTTGCTCTGATTGAGTACGCACATTTAACTGGTCGACCATTTAGGGTCTTCAGCCTGGATACCGGGAGGCTAAATCCAGAAACCTATCGATTATTTGACACAGTAGAGAAGCATTATGGCATCCACATTGAATACACGTTTCCTGATGCTGTTGAAGTTCAGGCATTAGTAAGGAACAAGggattgttttctttttatgaagaTGGACACCAGGAGTGCTGCCGAATAAGAAAGGTGAGACCTTTGAGGAGGGCCCTTAAGGGGCTTCGTGCTTGGATCACTGGCCAAAGGAAAGATCAATCTCCGGGTACTAGGTCTGAGATTCCTGTTGTCCAGGTGGACCCAGTTTTTGAAGGAGTGGATGGTGGGATTGGCAGCCTGGTGAAGTGGAATCCAGTTTCAAATGTCCAGGGTCAAGACATATGGAACTTCCTCCGCACCATGAATGTGCCTGTAAATTCATTGCATTCACAAGGATATATCTCAATTGGTTGTGAGCCATGCACAAGGCCGGTCTTACCAGGGCAGCATGAGAGGGAGGGAAGATGGTGGTGGGAGGATGCCAGGGCCAAGGAGTGCGGCCTCCACAAAGGAAATATCAAGGAGGAAAACACTGCTCAACTGAATGGTAATGGAAATGCAGTAGCCCAAGCAAATGGAACTGCCACTGTTCCTGACATTTTCAACAACCAGAATCTAGTTACTTTGTGCAGGACCGGGATAGAGAATTTGGCAAGATTGGAGAATCGGAAAGAACCATGGATTGTTGTGCTCTATGCACCATGGTGCACCTTCTGCCAG GCAATGGAAGCCTCGTACGCTGAATTGGCGGATAAAATGGAAGGGACGGGGGTGAAGGTGGGAAAGTTCAGGGCAGACGGTGAGCACAAGGAGTATGCGAAGCGAGAACTGCAACTAGGAAGCTTCCCCACAATACTCTGCTTCCCTAAAGGCTCTTGTCGGCCGATAAAGTATCCTTCCGAGAAGAGGGACGCTGAATCCTTAATTGCTTTTGTGAACGCCCTCCGGTGA
- the LOC118347968 gene encoding uncharacterized protein LOC118347968, with protein sequence MEINSTQSTESLADFILMARGFWYKRNKMIYENINLPPRQVLSYILSLKGILPIGLQQQATVKNLNYRWSPPPPDWFKLNVDGTLFFDYNKTGIRAILYNACGDVIMALSKVEDEFLELENVKAMVVLRGLQFCLQIGIHNLLIESDCFHLVEEINSDAEACSTMRTMIAKIRRLMLRFMQCKIQHGFHMANAAAHYLARHAWSIF encoded by the coding sequence ATGGAGATTAATTCTACACAGTCTACTGAAAGTTTAGCAGATTTCATCCTCATGGCACGGGGGTTTTGGTATAAAAGGaataagatgatttatgaaaatattaatctgCCTCCTCGACAAGTTTTAAGCTATATTCTTTCCTTGAAAGGTATTCTGCCTATAGGTCTTCAACAACAAGCTACTGTCAAGAATTTGAACTATAGGTGGAGTCCACCTCCACCAGACTGGTTTAAGCTAAATGTAGATGGGACACTCTTCTTTGACTACAATAAAACTGGAATTAGAGCTATACTTTATAATGCTTGCGGTGATGTGATCATGGCTCTTAGCAAAGTAGAAGATGAATTCTTAGAACTAGAAAATGTGAAGGCTATGGTAGTTTTGAGAGGTTTGCAATTCTGTCTTCAGATTGGGATTCATAATCTActtattgaaagtgattgcttTCATTTAGTTGAGGAAATAAACAGTGATGCCGAGGCTTGTTCAACTATGAGAACTATGATTGCTAAAATTAGAAGACTTATGCTTAGATTCATGCAATGTAAGATCCAACATGGTTTCCATATGGCTAATGCAGCAGCTCATTACCTAGCAAGACATGCTTGGTCCATTTTTTGA
- the LOC109020834 gene encoding 5'-adenylylsulfate reductase 3, chloroplastic-like isoform X1, producing MALNVASSSSPSTSISSSPFPFSTYSSELSGKSPQIGSLRLSDWNRPHVLSQGVNFSRRNCSVKPVNVEPKRNGSIVPLAATIVAPEVVEVVEKVEVEDYIQLAKELECASPLEVIDKALEKFGNDIAIAFSGAEDVALIEYAHLTGRPFRVFSLDTGRLNPETYRLFDTVEKHYGIHIEYTFPDAVEVQALVRNKGLFSFYEDGHQECCRIRKVRPLRRALKGLRAWITGQRKDQSPGTRSEIPVVQVDPVFEGVDGGIGSLVKWNPVSNVQGQDIWNFLRTMNVPVNSLHSQGYISIGCEPCTRPVLPGQHEREGRWWWEDARAKECGLHKGNIKEENTAQLNGNGNAVAQANGTATVPDIFNNQNLVTLCRTGIENLARLENRKEPWIVVLYAPWCTFCQAMEASYAELADKMEGTGVKVGKFRADGEHKEYAKRELQLGSFPTILCFPKGSCRPIKYPSEKRDAESLIAFVNALR from the exons ATGGCGCTCAATgttgcttcttcttcctctccttccACCTCAATTTCTAGTTCTCCCTTTCCATTTTCCACTTATTCGTCTGAGCTTAGCGGTAAAT CTCCACAAATCGGTTCGCTTCGCCTATCGGACTGGAACCGGCCTCATGTTCTATCCCAAGGTGTGAATTTTTCTCGAAGAAATTGCTCGGTCAAGCCGGTCAACGTCGAGCCTAAACGGAACGGTTCGATTGTCCCTCTTGCGGCAACTATCGTTGCCCCCG AAGTTGTAGAAGTGGTGGAGAAAGTAGAGGTGGAGGACTATATTCAATTGGCTAAAGAGCTTGAATGTGCCTCCCCTCTTGAAGTCATCGATAAGGCCCTAGAGAAGTTTGGCAACGACATTGCAATTGCTTTTAG TGGTGCTGAAGACGTTGCTCTGATTGAGTACGCACATTTAACTGGTCGACCATTTAGGGTCTTCAGCCTGGATACCGGGAGGCTAAATCCAGAAACCTATCGATTATTTGACACAGTAGAGAAGCATTATGGCATCCACATTGAATACACGTTTCCTGATGCTGTTGAAGTTCAGGCATTAGTAAGGAACAAGggattgttttctttttatgaagaTGGACACCAGGAGTGCTGCCGAATAAGAAAGGTGAGACCTTTGAGGAGGGCCCTTAAGGGGCTTCGTGCTTGGATCACTGGCCAAAGGAAAGATCAATCTCCGGGTACTAGGTCTGAGATTCCTGTTGTCCAGGTGGACCCAGTTTTTGAAGGAGTGGATGGTGGGATTGGCAGCCTGGTGAAGTGGAATCCAGTTTCAAATGTCCAGGGTCAAGACATATGGAACTTCCTCCGCACCATGAATGTGCCTGTAAATTCATTGCATTCACAAGGATATATCTCAATTGGTTGTGAGCCATGCACAAGGCCGGTCTTACCAGGGCAGCATGAGAGGGAGGGAAGATGGTGGTGGGAGGATGCCAGGGCCAAGGAGTGCGGCCTCCACAAAGGAAATATCAAGGAGGAAAACACTGCTCAACTGAATGGTAATGGAAATGCAGTAGCCCAAGCAAATGGAACTGCCACTGTTCCTGACATTTTCAACAACCAGAATCTAGTTACTTTGTGCAGGACCGGGATAGAGAATTTGGCAAGATTGGAGAATCGGAAAGAACCATGGATTGTTGTGCTCTATGCACCATGGTGCACCTTCTGCCAG GCAATGGAAGCCTCGTACGCTGAATTGGCGGATAAAATGGAAGGGACGGGGGTGAAGGTGGGAAAGTTCAGGGCAGACGGTGAGCACAAGGAGTATGCGAAGCGAGAACTGCAACTAGGAAGCTTCCCCACAATACTCTGCTTCCCTAAAGGCTCTTGTCGGCCGATAAAGTATCCTTCCGAGAAGAGGGACGCTGAATCCTTAATTGCTTTTGTGAACGCCCTCCGGTGA